A genomic segment from Bradyrhizobium sp. ISRA430 encodes:
- a CDS encoding DNA-binding protein encodes MAEFDFDAARRWARFDPENTLARRTDDELPFVSVGLTAGQGLLLDTCVYIDQMQDRSPSILDDLITHRQVNHSTVAIQELMYTVGALNPSDARTASVLDVIGKQIKAMPPHRIFAPDIDVLGRAALLSGILCRLQGYEKDGKLRALQDCVLFLQGQKLGLVVLTANVADYDILLQLIPTGRVLLYRPK; translated from the coding sequence GTGGCGGAATTCGACTTTGACGCGGCGCGACGTTGGGCGCGGTTCGATCCGGAAAACACGCTGGCACGGCGCACCGACGATGAACTTCCGTTCGTCAGCGTTGGTCTGACCGCTGGACAGGGGCTACTGCTCGATACCTGCGTCTATATCGATCAAATGCAAGATCGTTCGCCTTCGATCCTGGACGACCTGATCACGCACCGACAAGTCAATCATTCGACTGTCGCCATCCAGGAGCTGATGTACACGGTCGGCGCACTCAATCCTTCCGACGCGCGAACCGCTTCTGTCCTCGATGTGATCGGGAAGCAGATCAAAGCGATGCCGCCGCATCGGATCTTTGCGCCGGACATAGACGTGCTGGGACGAGCCGCGCTGCTATCAGGGATCCTCTGCCGCCTCCAGGGATATGAAAAGGACGGCAAATTGCGCGCGCTTCAGGATTGCGTGCTGTTCCTGCAGGGGCAAAAGCTCGGCCTGGTCGTCCTGACCGCCAATGTCGCCGACTATGATATTCTACTCCAGCTGATACCAACCGGTCGCGTGCTGCTCTACCGTCCGAAATGA